A DNA window from Vigna unguiculata cultivar IT97K-499-35 chromosome 10, ASM411807v1, whole genome shotgun sequence contains the following coding sequences:
- the LOC114166764 gene encoding TMV resistance protein N-like isoform X1, whose translation MEFASSTSKLPQMYDLLINFNGEDIHRKFVSHLDSVLSAAGLTTFLHHQNAVNDMDIQQPILNLCRVAIVVFTKTYSESAWCLHQLQQIIEWHKTYSRHVLPVYYEIQPSDVRLQKGDFGKTLKATAQKSFSAQQMEHGMSRWNHALSKTADFFGWDESNYRSDAELVDTIVKSILNLPVLSATKFPIGLQPHVEDVIQVIKNKSTGVCTVGICGMEGSGKTTLAKAIYNQIHGTFLKKSFIEDISEVSRTGKHANLHERLLSDLLKTKLEIHKVEMGRRMIGERLYGKKVLIVLDDVNEYGPLDLWESSAWFGEGTVIIITTTDARLLRIYQVDYIFQMNVMNPNKSLELFSWHAFREAKPKKEYHFLARRVVAYCGGLPLLLEVIGSCLYERTKEEWNRLLLQLDNSAQHEVDQILKISYEDLLNQMEKDLFLDVCCFFIGKCKFYVTKILNDCGVDPDSGIRVLIKRNLVKIRKNNKVGMHPLLRQMGREISHEILRKEPEKISGLWLDEDMEHALSRNSQTNVIQRFSRRLVNLAGFSWSLCEKLRWVSLKGFSSQYLPNDFYLRDAIGIDLKHSLLRLVWKESQVLARLKVLNLSHSIYLTETPDFSRLPALEQLILKNCQSLRQVHQSIGFLYNLTLLNLKDCTGLTNLPREIYMLKSLKALVLSGCSKIVLLEKDIVQMESLITLISENTVLKQVPFSIASSKSIGYISLCGLEERSNNLFPSIIRSRMSPTTNPLSYIHTFSDTEDNSWDDVVPFFSSLAILRSVLVQCDPEFQLSVQLKAILMDYCVNITKSRISKHHFRSCLIGVGRYEEFFNTVSDGISEVLASSGSCDVCLPGDNYPYWSAHRGEGHSVSFTVPRDCVMKGLILCVVCLSTPEIIEPELTTVLIVNYTRCTLQIHNHGTVISFNDEDWDHIVSNLGSGDRVEIFVSSAYGLVVKETAVYLMYGEPKKNSLIRSIKKIIM comes from the exons ATGGAATTCGCCTCTTCAACTTCCAAACTTCCACAGATGTATGATTTGCTGATTAACTTCAATGGAGAAGACATCCACAGGAAATTTGTTTCTCATCTCGATTCTGTCCTCTCTGCTGCTGGACTCACCACTTTCCTTCACCACCAGAATGCAGTCAACGACATGGACATCCAACAGCCTATTCTCAATCTTTGTCGGGTAGCAATTGTTGTTTTCACCAAAACCTATTCTGAATCTGCTTGGTGTCTTCATCAGCTTCAACAAATCATTGAGTGGCACAAAACTTATTCCCGACATGTTCTGCCCGTATATTACGAAATTCAGCCATCTGATGTTCGTCTTCAAAAGGGTGATTTTGGAAAAACCCTCAAAGCAACTGCACAAAAATCATTTTCAGCACAACAAATGGAGCATGGCATGTCCAGGTGGAACCACGCACTCAGCAAAACTGCAGATTTTTTTGGATGGGATGAGAGCAATTACAG GAGTGATGCTGAACTAGTGGACACAATTGTTAAAAGCATTCTTAATTTACCAGTCTTGTCTGCTACTAAATTTCCAATTGGATTACAACCCCACGTGGAAGATGTGAttcaagttataaaaaataaatccacCGGGGTTTGTACTGTAGGGATATGTGGAATGGAAGGATCCGGTAAAACCACACTTGCCAAAGCCATCTATAATCAAATTCATGGtacatttttaaagaaaagttTTATTGAAGATATTTCAGAAGTTAGTCGAACAGGAAAGCATGCTAATTTACACGAACGACTTCTTTCAGATCTCCTAAAAACAAAGCTGGAGATACATAAAGTTGAGATGGGAAGACGTATGATTGGGGAAAGACTTTATGGGAAAAAGGTGCTTATTGTACTTGACGATGTGAATGAGTATGGGCCATTGGACCTATGGGAAAGTAGTGCATGGTTCGGTGAAGGAACTGTAATAATCATTACAACAACAGATGCACGCCTACTGAGGATATATCAAGTTGATTATATTTTTCAGATGAATGTAATGAACCCAAACAAGTCCCTTGAGCTTTTTAGTTGGCACGCATTTAGAGAAGCAAAACCAAAAAAGGAATACCATTTCCTTGCAAGAAGAGTAGTTGCTTATTGTGGAGGACTACCTCTACTTCTTGAAGTCATCGGAAGTTGTTTGTATGAAAGGACGAAGGAAGAATGGAATAGATTATTGTTGCAATTAGACAACAGTGCCCAGCACGAAGTTGACCAGATATTGAAAATAAGCTACGAAGATTTACTTAATCAAATGGAAAAAGATTTATTCCTTGATGTATGTTGTTTCTTTATTGGTAAATGCAAATTTTATGTTACCAAGATCCTAAATGACTGTGGAGTAGACCCTGATAGTGGAATAAGAGTTCTCATAAAGCGTAACCTCgtaaaaattagaaagaacAACAAAGTTGGAATGCATCCTTTGCTACGACAAATGGGAAGAGAAATTAGTCACGAAATTTTAAGAAAGGAACCTGAGAAAATCAGTGGGTTGTGGCTTGATGAGGATATGGAACATGCACTGTCACGGAATAGT CAGACAAATGTCATTCAAAGATTTTCGAGAAGACTGGTGAATCTTGCCGGATTTTCTTGGTCCCTTTGTGAGAAACTAAGATGGGTCAGTTTGAAAGGGTTTTCTTCACAATACCTACCTAACGACTTTTATTTGCGTGATGCAATAGGGATTGATTTAAAACACAGTCTTCTTCGACTGGTCTGGAAAGAATCCCAG GTCTTGGCGCGGCTAAAAGTCCTTAATCTTAGTCATTCCATTTACTTGACAGAAACCCCTGACTTTTCAAGACTACCTGCTCTCGAACAACTCATTCTCAAAAATTGCCAAAGTTTGCGTCAAGTACACCAGTCTATTGGATTTCTCTACAATCTTACATTACTAAATTTGAAGGACTGTACAGGCCTAACCAATCTCCCCAGAGAGATATATATGTTGAAATCTTTAAAAGCTCTCGTTCTTTCTGGTTGTTCCAAAATTGTCCTACTCGAGAAAGATATAGTGCAAATGGAATCCTTGATAACCCTAATTTCTGAAAATACAGTTTTGAAACAAGTTCCTTTTTCGATTGCAAGTTCAAAAAGCATTGGATATATATCCTTATGTGGATTAGAGGAACGGTCAAATAATCTTTTTCCTTCTATCATTCGGTCTCGGATGTCACCAACAACGAATCCCCTATCCTATATTCATACTTTCAGTGATACGGAGGACAATAGTTGGGATGATGTTGTACCATTTTTTAGCAGTCTTGCAATTCTTCGAAGTGTTTTGGTGCAATGTGACCCCGAGTTTCAACTATCTGTACAACTAAAAGCGATACTGATGGATTATTgtgtaaatattacaaaatcaaGAATTTCAAAGCATCACTTCAGGTCTTGTTTGATCGGTGTTGGCAGATACGAAGAATTCTTCAATACTGTCAGCGATGGCATATCTGAG GTATTGGCAAGTAGTGGGTCATGTGATGTTTGTCTCCCAGGTGACAATTATCCTTATTGGTCGGCCCATAGGGGTGAGGGACATTCTGTGTCTTTCACTGTGCCTCGGGATTGTGTGATGAAGGGCTTGattttatgtgttgtttgtttATCAACTCCCGAAATCATTGAACCTGAACTTACTACTGTCTTAATTGTAAATTACACGAGGTGCACATTACAGATACACAACCATGGCACAGTAATTTCCTTTAATGACGAAGATTGGGATCACATAGTATCAAATTTAGGATCTGGAGACAGAGTGGAGATTTTTGTGTCTTCTGCTTATGGATTGGTGGTTAAGGAGACAGCTGTTTATTTGATGTATGGTGAGCCAAAGAAAAATTCCCTCATTAGATccataaagaaaattataatgtgA
- the LOC114166764 gene encoding TMV resistance protein N-like isoform X3 has product MEFASSTSKLPQMYDLLINFNGEDIHRKFVSHLDSVLSAAGLTTFLHHQNAVNDMDIQQPILNLCRVAIVVFTKTYSESAWCLHQLQQIIEWHKTYSRHVLPVYYEIQPSDVRLQKGDFGKTLKATAQKSFSAQQMEHGMSRWNHALSKTADFFGWDESNYRSDAELVDTIVKSILNLPVLSATKFPIGLQPHVEDVIQVIKNKSTGVCTVGICGMEGSGKTTLAKAIYNQIHDLLKTKLEIHKVEMGRRMIGERLYGKKVLIVLDDVNEYGPLDLWESSAWFGEGTVIIITTTDARLLRIYQVDYIFQMNVMNPNKSLELFSWHAFREAKPKKEYHFLARRVVAYCGGLPLLLEVIGSCLYERTKEEWNRLLLQLDNSAQHEVDQILKISYEDLLNQMEKDLFLDVCCFFIGKCKFYVTKILNDCGVDPDSGIRVLIKRNLVKIRKNNKVGMHPLLRQMGREISHEILRKEPEKISGLWLDEDMEHALSRNSQTNVIQRFSRRLVNLAGFSWSLCEKLRWVSLKGFSSQYLPNDFYLRDAIGIDLKHSLLRLVWKESQVLARLKVLNLSHSIYLTETPDFSRLPALEQLILKNCQSLRQVHQSIGFLYNLTLLNLKDCTGLTNLPREIYMLKSLKALVLSGCSKIVLLEKDIVQMESLITLISENTVLKQVPFSIASSKSIGYISLCGLEERSNNLFPSIIRSRMSPTTNPLSYIHTFSDTEDNSWDDVVPFFSSLAILRSVLVQCDPEFQLSVQLKAILMDYCVNITKSRISKHHFRSCLIGVGRYEEFFNTVSDGISEVLASSGSCDVCLPGDNYPYWSAHRGEGHSVSFTVPRDCVMKGLILCVVCLSTPEIIEPELTTVLIVNYTRCTLQIHNHGTVISFNDEDWDHIVSNLGSGDRVEIFVSSAYGLVVKETAVYLMYGEPKKNSLIRSIKKIIM; this is encoded by the exons ATGGAATTCGCCTCTTCAACTTCCAAACTTCCACAGATGTATGATTTGCTGATTAACTTCAATGGAGAAGACATCCACAGGAAATTTGTTTCTCATCTCGATTCTGTCCTCTCTGCTGCTGGACTCACCACTTTCCTTCACCACCAGAATGCAGTCAACGACATGGACATCCAACAGCCTATTCTCAATCTTTGTCGGGTAGCAATTGTTGTTTTCACCAAAACCTATTCTGAATCTGCTTGGTGTCTTCATCAGCTTCAACAAATCATTGAGTGGCACAAAACTTATTCCCGACATGTTCTGCCCGTATATTACGAAATTCAGCCATCTGATGTTCGTCTTCAAAAGGGTGATTTTGGAAAAACCCTCAAAGCAACTGCACAAAAATCATTTTCAGCACAACAAATGGAGCATGGCATGTCCAGGTGGAACCACGCACTCAGCAAAACTGCAGATTTTTTTGGATGGGATGAGAGCAATTACAG GAGTGATGCTGAACTAGTGGACACAATTGTTAAAAGCATTCTTAATTTACCAGTCTTGTCTGCTACTAAATTTCCAATTGGATTACAACCCCACGTGGAAGATGTGAttcaagttataaaaaataaatccacCGGGGTTTGTACTGTAGGGATATGTGGAATGGAAGGATCCGGTAAAACCACACTTGCCAAAGCCATCTATAATCAAATTCATG ATCTCCTAAAAACAAAGCTGGAGATACATAAAGTTGAGATGGGAAGACGTATGATTGGGGAAAGACTTTATGGGAAAAAGGTGCTTATTGTACTTGACGATGTGAATGAGTATGGGCCATTGGACCTATGGGAAAGTAGTGCATGGTTCGGTGAAGGAACTGTAATAATCATTACAACAACAGATGCACGCCTACTGAGGATATATCAAGTTGATTATATTTTTCAGATGAATGTAATGAACCCAAACAAGTCCCTTGAGCTTTTTAGTTGGCACGCATTTAGAGAAGCAAAACCAAAAAAGGAATACCATTTCCTTGCAAGAAGAGTAGTTGCTTATTGTGGAGGACTACCTCTACTTCTTGAAGTCATCGGAAGTTGTTTGTATGAAAGGACGAAGGAAGAATGGAATAGATTATTGTTGCAATTAGACAACAGTGCCCAGCACGAAGTTGACCAGATATTGAAAATAAGCTACGAAGATTTACTTAATCAAATGGAAAAAGATTTATTCCTTGATGTATGTTGTTTCTTTATTGGTAAATGCAAATTTTATGTTACCAAGATCCTAAATGACTGTGGAGTAGACCCTGATAGTGGAATAAGAGTTCTCATAAAGCGTAACCTCgtaaaaattagaaagaacAACAAAGTTGGAATGCATCCTTTGCTACGACAAATGGGAAGAGAAATTAGTCACGAAATTTTAAGAAAGGAACCTGAGAAAATCAGTGGGTTGTGGCTTGATGAGGATATGGAACATGCACTGTCACGGAATAGT CAGACAAATGTCATTCAAAGATTTTCGAGAAGACTGGTGAATCTTGCCGGATTTTCTTGGTCCCTTTGTGAGAAACTAAGATGGGTCAGTTTGAAAGGGTTTTCTTCACAATACCTACCTAACGACTTTTATTTGCGTGATGCAATAGGGATTGATTTAAAACACAGTCTTCTTCGACTGGTCTGGAAAGAATCCCAG GTCTTGGCGCGGCTAAAAGTCCTTAATCTTAGTCATTCCATTTACTTGACAGAAACCCCTGACTTTTCAAGACTACCTGCTCTCGAACAACTCATTCTCAAAAATTGCCAAAGTTTGCGTCAAGTACACCAGTCTATTGGATTTCTCTACAATCTTACATTACTAAATTTGAAGGACTGTACAGGCCTAACCAATCTCCCCAGAGAGATATATATGTTGAAATCTTTAAAAGCTCTCGTTCTTTCTGGTTGTTCCAAAATTGTCCTACTCGAGAAAGATATAGTGCAAATGGAATCCTTGATAACCCTAATTTCTGAAAATACAGTTTTGAAACAAGTTCCTTTTTCGATTGCAAGTTCAAAAAGCATTGGATATATATCCTTATGTGGATTAGAGGAACGGTCAAATAATCTTTTTCCTTCTATCATTCGGTCTCGGATGTCACCAACAACGAATCCCCTATCCTATATTCATACTTTCAGTGATACGGAGGACAATAGTTGGGATGATGTTGTACCATTTTTTAGCAGTCTTGCAATTCTTCGAAGTGTTTTGGTGCAATGTGACCCCGAGTTTCAACTATCTGTACAACTAAAAGCGATACTGATGGATTATTgtgtaaatattacaaaatcaaGAATTTCAAAGCATCACTTCAGGTCTTGTTTGATCGGTGTTGGCAGATACGAAGAATTCTTCAATACTGTCAGCGATGGCATATCTGAG GTATTGGCAAGTAGTGGGTCATGTGATGTTTGTCTCCCAGGTGACAATTATCCTTATTGGTCGGCCCATAGGGGTGAGGGACATTCTGTGTCTTTCACTGTGCCTCGGGATTGTGTGATGAAGGGCTTGattttatgtgttgtttgtttATCAACTCCCGAAATCATTGAACCTGAACTTACTACTGTCTTAATTGTAAATTACACGAGGTGCACATTACAGATACACAACCATGGCACAGTAATTTCCTTTAATGACGAAGATTGGGATCACATAGTATCAAATTTAGGATCTGGAGACAGAGTGGAGATTTTTGTGTCTTCTGCTTATGGATTGGTGGTTAAGGAGACAGCTGTTTATTTGATGTATGGTGAGCCAAAGAAAAATTCCCTCATTAGATccataaagaaaattataatgtgA
- the LOC114166764 gene encoding TMV resistance protein N-like isoform X4, whose protein sequence is MEFASSTSKLPQMYDLLINFNGEDIHRKFVSHLDSVLSAAGLTTFLHHQNAVNDMDIQQPILNLCRVAIVVFTKTYSESAWCLHQLQQIIEWHKTYSRHVLPVYYEIQPSDVRLQKGDFGKTLKATAQKSFSAQQMEHGMSRWNHALSKTADFFGWDESNYRSDAELVDTIVKSILNLPVLSATKFPIGLQPHVEDVIQVIKNKSTGVCTVGICGMEGSGKTTLAKAIYNQIHGTFLKKSFIEDISEVSRTGKHANLHERLLSDLLKTKLEIHKVEMGRRMIGERLYGKKVLIVLDDVNEYGPLDLWESSAWFGEGTVIIITTTDARLLRIYQVDYIFQMNVMNPNKSLELFSWHAFREAKPKKEYHFLARRVVAYCGGLPLLLEVIGSCLYERTKEEWNRLLLQLDNSAQHEVDQILKISYEDLLNQMEKDLFLDVCCFFIGKCKFYVTKILNDCGVDPDSGIRVLIKRNLVKIRKNNKVGMHPLLRQMGREISHEILRKEPEKISGLWLDEDMEHALSRNSQTNVIQRFSRRLVNLAGFSWSLCEKLRWVSLKGFSSQYLPNDFYLRDAIGIDLKHSLLRLVWKESQVLARLKVLNLSHSIYLTETPDFSRLPALEQLILKNCQSLRQVHQSIGFLYNLTLLNLKDCTGLTNLPREIYMLKSLKALVLSGCSKIVLLEKDIVQMESLITLISENTVLKQVPFSIASSKSIGYISLCGLEERSNNLFPSIIRSRMSPTTNPLSYIHTFSDTEDNSWDDVVPFFSSLAILRSVLVQCDPEFQLSVQLKAILMDYCVNITKSRISKHHFRSCLIGVGRYEEFFNTVSDGISEFPAKHSLRPHLIGIGSYQEFFNTYQRRYRAAFF, encoded by the exons ATGGAATTCGCCTCTTCAACTTCCAAACTTCCACAGATGTATGATTTGCTGATTAACTTCAATGGAGAAGACATCCACAGGAAATTTGTTTCTCATCTCGATTCTGTCCTCTCTGCTGCTGGACTCACCACTTTCCTTCACCACCAGAATGCAGTCAACGACATGGACATCCAACAGCCTATTCTCAATCTTTGTCGGGTAGCAATTGTTGTTTTCACCAAAACCTATTCTGAATCTGCTTGGTGTCTTCATCAGCTTCAACAAATCATTGAGTGGCACAAAACTTATTCCCGACATGTTCTGCCCGTATATTACGAAATTCAGCCATCTGATGTTCGTCTTCAAAAGGGTGATTTTGGAAAAACCCTCAAAGCAACTGCACAAAAATCATTTTCAGCACAACAAATGGAGCATGGCATGTCCAGGTGGAACCACGCACTCAGCAAAACTGCAGATTTTTTTGGATGGGATGAGAGCAATTACAG GAGTGATGCTGAACTAGTGGACACAATTGTTAAAAGCATTCTTAATTTACCAGTCTTGTCTGCTACTAAATTTCCAATTGGATTACAACCCCACGTGGAAGATGTGAttcaagttataaaaaataaatccacCGGGGTTTGTACTGTAGGGATATGTGGAATGGAAGGATCCGGTAAAACCACACTTGCCAAAGCCATCTATAATCAAATTCATGGtacatttttaaagaaaagttTTATTGAAGATATTTCAGAAGTTAGTCGAACAGGAAAGCATGCTAATTTACACGAACGACTTCTTTCAGATCTCCTAAAAACAAAGCTGGAGATACATAAAGTTGAGATGGGAAGACGTATGATTGGGGAAAGACTTTATGGGAAAAAGGTGCTTATTGTACTTGACGATGTGAATGAGTATGGGCCATTGGACCTATGGGAAAGTAGTGCATGGTTCGGTGAAGGAACTGTAATAATCATTACAACAACAGATGCACGCCTACTGAGGATATATCAAGTTGATTATATTTTTCAGATGAATGTAATGAACCCAAACAAGTCCCTTGAGCTTTTTAGTTGGCACGCATTTAGAGAAGCAAAACCAAAAAAGGAATACCATTTCCTTGCAAGAAGAGTAGTTGCTTATTGTGGAGGACTACCTCTACTTCTTGAAGTCATCGGAAGTTGTTTGTATGAAAGGACGAAGGAAGAATGGAATAGATTATTGTTGCAATTAGACAACAGTGCCCAGCACGAAGTTGACCAGATATTGAAAATAAGCTACGAAGATTTACTTAATCAAATGGAAAAAGATTTATTCCTTGATGTATGTTGTTTCTTTATTGGTAAATGCAAATTTTATGTTACCAAGATCCTAAATGACTGTGGAGTAGACCCTGATAGTGGAATAAGAGTTCTCATAAAGCGTAACCTCgtaaaaattagaaagaacAACAAAGTTGGAATGCATCCTTTGCTACGACAAATGGGAAGAGAAATTAGTCACGAAATTTTAAGAAAGGAACCTGAGAAAATCAGTGGGTTGTGGCTTGATGAGGATATGGAACATGCACTGTCACGGAATAGT CAGACAAATGTCATTCAAAGATTTTCGAGAAGACTGGTGAATCTTGCCGGATTTTCTTGGTCCCTTTGTGAGAAACTAAGATGGGTCAGTTTGAAAGGGTTTTCTTCACAATACCTACCTAACGACTTTTATTTGCGTGATGCAATAGGGATTGATTTAAAACACAGTCTTCTTCGACTGGTCTGGAAAGAATCCCAG GTCTTGGCGCGGCTAAAAGTCCTTAATCTTAGTCATTCCATTTACTTGACAGAAACCCCTGACTTTTCAAGACTACCTGCTCTCGAACAACTCATTCTCAAAAATTGCCAAAGTTTGCGTCAAGTACACCAGTCTATTGGATTTCTCTACAATCTTACATTACTAAATTTGAAGGACTGTACAGGCCTAACCAATCTCCCCAGAGAGATATATATGTTGAAATCTTTAAAAGCTCTCGTTCTTTCTGGTTGTTCCAAAATTGTCCTACTCGAGAAAGATATAGTGCAAATGGAATCCTTGATAACCCTAATTTCTGAAAATACAGTTTTGAAACAAGTTCCTTTTTCGATTGCAAGTTCAAAAAGCATTGGATATATATCCTTATGTGGATTAGAGGAACGGTCAAATAATCTTTTTCCTTCTATCATTCGGTCTCGGATGTCACCAACAACGAATCCCCTATCCTATATTCATACTTTCAGTGATACGGAGGACAATAGTTGGGATGATGTTGTACCATTTTTTAGCAGTCTTGCAATTCTTCGAAGTGTTTTGGTGCAATGTGACCCCGAGTTTCAACTATCTGTACAACTAAAAGCGATACTGATGGATTATTgtgtaaatattacaaaatcaaGAATTTCAAAGCATCACTTCAGGTCTTGTTTGATCGGTGTTGGCAGATACGAAGAATTCTTCAATACTGTCAGCGATGGCATATCTGAG TTTCCAGCAAAGCATTCCTTGAGGCCTCATTTGATTGGAATTGGAAGTTACCAAGAATTCTTCAATACATATCAGAG GAGATACCGTGCTGCTTTCTTCTAG